The nucleotide sequence AATTTTCATCGATTTTTTTTGCCTTTAATCGTATTTTTGTGTTTTTAATCGGATTTTTTTATTTTTAGTCTTGCAAATAAGTTTTAAATAGTTACTTTTGCACCCAAATTAACAAATACATACATATTTATGAATCATTATGAAACTGTTTTCATTTTAAATCCCGTTTTATCTGATGTTCAGGTGAAGGAAACAGTAAGCAAATTTGAAGATTTTCTTACTAGTAGAGGTGCTGAAATGGTTGCTAAAGAGGATTGGGGTCTTAAAAAAATGGCTTACGAAATCCAAAACAAAAAAAGTGGTTTTTATCACTTATTCGAATTCAAAGTAGCTCCAGAAGTATTAATCGCTTTTGAAACTGAATTTAGACGTGACGAAAGAGTAATGCGTTTCTTGACTGTAAGTCTTGACAAACATGCTATTTCATGGGCTGAAAGAAGAAGAACTAAACTTAAATCTCAAAAAGCTTAAATC is from Flavobacterium sp. NG2 and encodes:
- the rpsF gene encoding 30S ribosomal protein S6 codes for the protein MNHYETVFILNPVLSDVQVKETVSKFEDFLTSRGAEMVAKEDWGLKKMAYEIQNKKSGFYHLFEFKVAPEVLIAFETEFRRDERVMRFLTVSLDKHAISWAERRRTKLKSQKA